In Microbacterium sp. AB, a single genomic region encodes these proteins:
- the ilvD gene encoding dihydroxy-acid dehydratase produces MPPLRSRTITHGRNMAGARALLRAAGVPGADIGRKPIIAVANSFTEFVPGHTHLAPVGRIVSDAITAAGGVPREFNTIAVDDGIAMGHGGMLYSLPSRDLIADSVEYMVNAHCADALVCISNCDKITPGMLLAALRLNIPTVFVSGGPMESGRATLVDGSVRTLDLVDAISEAVNENVSDADIQRIEESACPTCGSCSGMFTANSMNCLTEAIGLSLPGNGSVLATHTARRALYEKAGSLVVDITRRYYDEDDASVLPRSIATPAAFGNAMALDIAMGGSTNTILHLLAAAHEAGVAFGLDEIDAVSRRVPCLAKVAPNPAYGRMYYMEDVHRAGGIPALLGELRRAGLLDDAVHTVHAQTLGAWLDEWDVRGGSASAEAVELWHAGPGGVRSSTAFSQSARWEELDLDAEGGCIRDAAHAYSTDGGLAVLRGNIAVDGAVVKTAGVDPSIWTFSGPAVVCESQDEAVEKILNKRVGEGDVVVIRYEGPKGGPGMQEMLYPTSFLKGRGLGKTCALITDGRFSGGTSGLSIGHVSPEAAAGGLIALVEDGDIVSIDIPTRALSLDVAPEELDRRRAALEAGGGYRPRDRVRAVSPALRAYAAFAQSADKGAVRVVPETV; encoded by the coding sequence ATGCCCCCGCTCCGCTCACGCACGATCACCCACGGCCGCAACATGGCGGGAGCCCGCGCTCTGCTCCGCGCCGCCGGAGTCCCCGGCGCGGACATCGGGCGGAAGCCGATCATCGCCGTCGCCAACTCCTTCACCGAGTTCGTCCCCGGGCACACGCACCTCGCGCCCGTCGGGCGCATCGTGTCCGACGCGATCACGGCGGCGGGCGGCGTCCCGCGCGAGTTCAACACGATCGCCGTCGACGACGGCATCGCGATGGGCCACGGCGGGATGCTGTACTCGCTGCCCTCGCGCGACCTCATCGCCGACTCGGTGGAGTACATGGTGAACGCGCACTGCGCCGACGCGCTCGTGTGCATCTCCAACTGCGACAAGATCACGCCCGGCATGCTGCTCGCCGCCCTCCGGCTGAACATCCCGACGGTGTTCGTGTCGGGCGGGCCGATGGAGTCGGGGCGCGCGACGCTCGTCGACGGCTCCGTCCGCACGCTCGATCTCGTGGACGCCATCTCGGAGGCCGTCAACGAGAACGTCTCGGATGCCGACATCCAGCGGATCGAGGAGTCGGCCTGCCCCACGTGCGGGTCGTGCTCTGGCATGTTCACGGCGAACTCGATGAACTGCCTCACGGAGGCCATCGGGCTCTCGCTCCCGGGCAACGGCTCCGTGCTCGCCACGCACACCGCTCGCCGCGCGCTCTACGAGAAGGCGGGCTCGCTCGTCGTCGACATCACGCGCCGGTACTACGACGAGGACGACGCCTCGGTGCTGCCCCGGAGCATCGCCACACCCGCGGCGTTCGGGAACGCCATGGCGCTCGACATCGCCATGGGCGGATCGACCAACACGATCCTGCACCTCCTCGCCGCGGCGCACGAGGCCGGCGTCGCCTTCGGGCTCGACGAGATCGACGCCGTGTCACGCCGCGTGCCGTGCCTCGCGAAGGTCGCGCCGAACCCCGCATACGGGCGGATGTACTACATGGAGGACGTCCATCGCGCCGGCGGGATCCCGGCCCTTCTCGGCGAGCTGCGCCGTGCGGGGCTCCTCGACGACGCCGTGCACACCGTGCACGCGCAGACGCTCGGGGCCTGGCTCGACGAGTGGGACGTCCGCGGCGGCTCGGCGAGCGCGGAGGCCGTCGAGCTCTGGCACGCCGGGCCCGGCGGCGTGCGCTCGTCGACCGCCTTCTCGCAGTCGGCGCGCTGGGAGGAGCTCGACCTCGACGCCGAGGGCGGCTGCATCCGCGACGCGGCGCACGCGTACTCGACGGACGGCGGCCTCGCCGTGCTGCGCGGCAACATCGCCGTCGACGGCGCCGTCGTGAAGACGGCGGGCGTCGACCCGTCGATCTGGACCTTCTCGGGTCCGGCGGTCGTGTGCGAGTCGCAGGACGAGGCCGTCGAGAAGATCCTGAACAAGAGGGTCGGAGAGGGCGACGTCGTCGTCATCCGCTACGAGGGGCCGAAGGGCGGGCCGGGCATGCAGGAGATGCTCTACCCGACGTCGTTCCTCAAGGGACGCGGCCTCGGCAAGACGTGCGCGCTCATCACGGACGGCCGCTTCTCCGGCGGGACGTCCGGGCTCTCCATCGGGCACGTCTCGCCCGAGGCCGCGGCGGGCGGGCTCATCGCCCTCGTCGAGGACGGCGACATCGTCTCGATCGACATCCCGACGCGCGCCCTCTCGCTCGACGTCGCCCCCGAGGAGCTCGACCGGCGCCGCGCCGCGCTCGAGGCGGGCGGCGGCTACCGCCCGAGGGACCGCGTCCGGGCGGTGTCGCCGGCGCTGCGCGCCTACGCCGCCTTCGCGCAGTCCGCCGACAAGGGCGCCGTACGCGTCGTGCCGGAGACCGTCTGA
- a CDS encoding helix-turn-helix domain-containing protein, translating to MNESRPGADETAWHALLGRLMSDHPALVDDFLQRFSQRGLYGDVALPEEDLRAAASRSLELLIRQLSGLPLTPALRSAPQELGVARARQGVARDMLMDAVRLDFRVLWSGLVRACGDESADLLVRHAEEVLTTVERYVGDVQSAFLDEQAELARDTRVGVRRALARLMSAEPADLDVVAGEVGAVIGMPVGGRFEVVYNPADAADRARRIVSATFRDHEYLAVDLDEGTLFVRDHDAATPLAIPLAPVRGGVVAATGGLRELPASIRLARLIAHHASDRLATEQDVWLGIAHDAVAHLPTVRLALGGLSALDAADRRLLVDTVVRYCETGSIKQTAADLYCHRNTVVNRIHRFEELTGLDVAVPLDATKALVALGDEAAHVLLSRPRPRFA from the coding sequence GTGAACGAATCCAGACCAGGAGCGGACGAGACCGCCTGGCACGCCCTCCTCGGACGCCTCATGAGCGACCACCCCGCGCTCGTCGACGACTTCCTGCAGCGGTTCTCGCAGCGCGGCCTCTACGGGGACGTGGCCCTGCCGGAGGAGGACCTGCGGGCCGCGGCCTCGCGATCGCTCGAGCTGCTCATCCGGCAGCTCAGCGGCCTTCCGCTGACGCCCGCGCTGCGGTCCGCCCCGCAGGAGCTCGGGGTCGCGCGCGCCCGCCAGGGTGTGGCGAGGGACATGCTCATGGACGCCGTCCGCCTCGACTTCCGCGTGCTCTGGTCCGGTCTCGTCCGCGCGTGCGGCGACGAGTCCGCCGACCTGCTCGTCCGCCACGCCGAGGAGGTCCTGACGACGGTGGAGCGCTACGTCGGCGACGTGCAGAGCGCGTTCCTCGACGAACAGGCCGAGCTCGCGCGCGACACGAGGGTCGGCGTCCGTCGCGCGCTCGCGCGCCTCATGTCCGCGGAGCCGGCGGACCTCGACGTCGTCGCCGGAGAGGTCGGCGCCGTCATCGGCATGCCCGTGGGCGGCCGGTTCGAGGTCGTCTACAACCCGGCGGATGCGGCCGACCGGGCGCGGCGCATCGTCTCGGCGACGTTCCGGGACCACGAGTATCTGGCGGTGGACCTCGACGAGGGGACGCTGTTCGTGAGGGACCACGACGCCGCGACGCCCCTCGCCATCCCCCTCGCGCCCGTGCGGGGAGGCGTCGTCGCCGCGACCGGGGGACTGCGCGAGCTCCCCGCGTCGATCCGCCTGGCCCGGCTGATCGCGCACCATGCGTCCGATCGCCTCGCGACGGAACAGGACGTCTGGCTCGGGATCGCGCACGACGCCGTCGCACACCTGCCGACGGTCCGGCTCGCCCTCGGCGGGCTCTCGGCGCTCGACGCCGCCGACCGCCGTCTTCTCGTCGACACCGTCGTGCGCTACTGCGAGACCGGATCCATCAAGCAGACCGCCGCCGATCTCTACTGCCACAGGAACACGGTCGTCAACAGGATCCATCGCTTCGAAGAGCTCACCGGCCTCGACGTCGCCGTCCCCCTCGACGCGACGAAGGCGCTCGTCGCGCTCGGGGACGAGGCGGCGCACGTGCTTCTCAGCCGCCCCCGCCCGAGGTTCGCATGA
- a CDS encoding M20 family metallo-hydrolase produces MNTSVFAHGPEAQTADVAFLQDFETMSGFGATARGGVDRQAATAADIAQRRWLAGLLEAEGLRVEYDRIGNQFGLLEPTPGAPYVLVGSHMDSQPTAGRFDGAYGVLAAAHAAFRLARRWRASGETPRFNLAVVNWFNEEGSRFVPSMMGSSVYTGVLPLEDALETRDRDGVSVRDALAGTGMTGDGDGPSAACSAEIHIEQGRLLENGGITIGLVTASWAASKYEIVVEGEQAHSGATVMADRRDALFGASLLVAFARRLADEFPGVLHTAVGKLDVYPNSPVVVASRVSLLLDLRTPDEGVLAEADARLAAELDRIRAEAGVDVEARLSHSWGVNPYQPEGVELARRSARDRGHASTEILTVAGHDSINMKERVPTVMLFVPSVEGVSHNEGEHTRDDDMLAGLDVLTDVVARLAAGQLNPEEAA; encoded by the coding sequence ATGAACACATCCGTCTTCGCCCACGGACCGGAGGCGCAGACCGCCGACGTCGCCTTCCTGCAGGACTTCGAGACGATGAGCGGCTTCGGAGCCACCGCGCGCGGCGGCGTCGACCGTCAGGCGGCGACCGCCGCGGACATCGCGCAGCGTCGCTGGCTCGCCGGCCTCCTCGAGGCGGAGGGACTGCGCGTCGAGTACGACCGGATCGGCAACCAGTTCGGCCTCCTCGAGCCGACCCCGGGCGCGCCGTACGTCCTGGTCGGGTCGCACATGGACTCGCAGCCGACGGCGGGGCGCTTCGACGGCGCGTACGGCGTGCTGGCCGCGGCGCATGCCGCCTTCCGGCTCGCCCGCCGCTGGCGCGCCTCGGGTGAGACGCCGAGGTTCAACCTCGCCGTCGTCAACTGGTTCAACGAGGAGGGGTCCCGGTTCGTCCCGTCGATGATGGGCTCGAGCGTCTACACGGGAGTCCTCCCGCTGGAGGACGCGCTGGAGACGCGCGACCGGGACGGCGTCAGCGTGCGGGACGCGCTCGCGGGCACGGGGATGACCGGTGACGGCGACGGGCCATCGGCGGCGTGCTCGGCCGAGATCCACATCGAGCAGGGGCGTCTCCTGGAGAACGGGGGCATCACCATCGGGCTCGTCACGGCGAGCTGGGCGGCGAGCAAGTACGAGATCGTCGTCGAGGGCGAGCAGGCCCATTCGGGCGCCACGGTCATGGCGGACCGGCGGGACGCGCTCTTCGGGGCGTCGCTCCTCGTCGCCTTCGCCCGACGGCTCGCCGACGAGTTCCCCGGCGTCCTGCACACCGCGGTGGGAAAGCTCGACGTGTACCCCAACTCGCCCGTCGTCGTCGCCTCGCGCGTCTCGCTCCTGCTGGACCTGCGGACACCGGACGAGGGCGTGCTCGCCGAGGCCGACGCCCGCCTCGCCGCGGAGCTCGATCGCATCCGCGCAGAGGCCGGGGTGGACGTGGAGGCGAGGCTGTCGCACTCCTGGGGAGTCAACCCCTATCAGCCCGAGGGCGTGGAGCTCGCGCGGCGCAGCGCCCGCGATCGCGGGCACGCCTCGACGGAGATCCTCACGGTCGCCGGGCACGATTCGATCAACATGAAGGAGCGCGTCCCCACGGTCATGCTCTTCGTGCCCTCGGTCGAGGGCGTCTCGCACAACGAGGGCGAGCACACGCGCGACGACGACATGCTCGCGGGGCTCGATGTGCTCACCGACGTCGTCGCCCGTCTCGCGGCGGGGCAGCTGAACCCTGAGGAGGCGGCATGA
- a CDS encoding MFS transporter — protein sequence MTVDAATPAIPGSGRLDSQKMKKIAFASVIGTTVEWYDLFLFGTASALVFNRVFFPDLDAALGTILAFLTFASAYLARIVGAVLFGHFGDRIGRKSMLLVSLIAMGAATFAIGLVPDFATIGVAAPLILLSLRLIQGLALGGEWGGAVLMTVEHSPHERRGFYGSLVQIGVPAGTLLANLAFLIVTAFVSDEALISWGWRVPFLVSAVLVGVGIYIRLNIEETPSFQAVREAGAKAKLPFAHLLRRYGKQVIVGGIATLSTGSTFTLLVTSGVNYGTTALGHSNNTMLWAVLVACLVAFVGIPAFGRLSDRVGRKPVIAAGILAEALLAFPFFWLMNTGQLWGVFLAYALMMLAFSANYGPIATFLAELFGSKVRYSGLSVAYMLSGLLGSAITPAITVWLLDLTGESSSIAWYIGGAAVLSFVALLLLAEGLGKSIDHAEATDAGA from the coding sequence ATGACTGTCGATGCCGCCACCCCCGCGATCCCCGGCTCAGGCCGTCTCGACTCGCAGAAGATGAAGAAGATCGCCTTCGCGAGCGTGATCGGCACCACCGTCGAGTGGTACGACCTGTTCCTGTTCGGAACGGCGTCGGCCCTCGTGTTCAACCGGGTCTTCTTCCCCGACCTCGACGCGGCGCTGGGGACGATCCTCGCGTTCCTGACCTTCGCGTCGGCGTACCTCGCCCGCATCGTCGGCGCCGTGCTCTTCGGGCACTTCGGCGACCGCATCGGCCGCAAGTCGATGCTGCTCGTCTCGCTCATCGCGATGGGCGCGGCGACGTTCGCGATCGGGCTCGTGCCCGACTTCGCCACGATCGGCGTCGCCGCACCGCTCATCCTCCTCTCGCTGCGCCTCATCCAGGGGCTCGCGCTCGGCGGCGAGTGGGGAGGCGCCGTGCTCATGACGGTCGAGCACTCCCCGCACGAGCGCCGCGGCTTCTACGGGTCGCTCGTGCAGATCGGCGTCCCCGCCGGCACGCTCCTCGCCAACCTCGCGTTCCTGATCGTGACGGCCTTCGTCTCCGACGAGGCCCTGATCAGCTGGGGCTGGCGCGTCCCGTTCCTCGTCTCCGCCGTGCTCGTCGGGGTGGGGATCTACATCCGGCTCAACATCGAGGAGACGCCGAGCTTCCAGGCGGTGCGGGAGGCGGGGGCGAAGGCGAAGCTGCCCTTCGCGCACCTCCTCCGCCGGTACGGGAAGCAGGTCATCGTGGGCGGCATCGCGACGCTGTCGACGGGCTCCACCTTCACCCTGCTCGTCACCTCCGGCGTGAACTACGGCACGACCGCTCTGGGTCACTCGAACAACACCATGCTGTGGGCCGTGCTCGTCGCCTGCCTCGTCGCCTTCGTCGGGATCCCGGCGTTCGGCCGCCTCTCCGACAGGGTGGGGCGCAAGCCCGTCATCGCCGCGGGGATCCTCGCGGAGGCGCTGCTCGCCTTCCCGTTCTTCTGGCTCATGAACACGGGGCAGCTCTGGGGGGTCTTCCTGGCCTACGCCCTCATGATGCTCGCGTTCTCCGCGAACTACGGACCGATCGCGACGTTCCTGGCCGAGCTCTTCGGCTCCAAGGTCCGGTACTCCGGACTCTCGGTGGCGTACATGCTGTCGGGGCTGCTCGGATCGGCGATCACGCCGGCGATCACGGTCTGGCTGCTGGATCTGACGGGGGAGAGCTCGTCCATCGCCTGGTACATCGGCGGGGCGGCCGTGCTGTCGTTCGTCGCGCTGCTCCTGCTGGCCGAGGGGCTGGGCAAGAGCATCGACCACGCCGAGGCGACGGACGCCGGCGCCTGA
- a CDS encoding helix-turn-helix transcriptional regulator yields MIRPRSPRREQLGEFLASRRRAMSRTALGLPLTSRRSDVGLSREEVATLSGVSGTWYTWLEQGRDINVSRQVLTAVSRVLDLTSAEREYVFALAERDDAPAAPEHESVPDHLQRLVDALPFPAFVVATDWAIAGWNAPYAWLYPRIAALAAEDRNLLWLIYTDPQLREMLPDWERDSRLFLAEFRAESGVRLGSPRHRAVVDRLREASADFREQWSELAVERFASRRRVFVHREAGPLAFEHHRVVPSDAADLHVVMYVPAVAEGAHDPVMRTSGGGG; encoded by the coding sequence ATGATCCGGCCGCGCAGCCCCCGGCGCGAGCAGCTCGGCGAGTTCCTCGCCAGCAGGCGGCGCGCGATGAGCCGCACGGCGCTCGGCCTCCCCCTCACGAGCCGCCGCAGCGACGTCGGGCTCAGCCGCGAAGAGGTCGCCACGCTGTCGGGAGTGAGCGGCACCTGGTACACGTGGCTCGAGCAGGGGCGCGACATCAACGTCTCCCGGCAGGTCCTCACCGCGGTGTCACGGGTCCTCGACCTCACGTCGGCGGAGAGGGAGTACGTCTTCGCCCTCGCCGAGCGGGACGACGCCCCCGCCGCGCCGGAGCACGAGAGCGTGCCGGACCATCTGCAGCGGCTGGTGGACGCCCTGCCGTTCCCCGCGTTCGTCGTCGCGACCGACTGGGCGATCGCCGGGTGGAACGCGCCGTACGCGTGGCTCTACCCGCGGATCGCCGCGCTCGCCGCGGAGGACCGCAACCTGCTCTGGCTCATCTACACCGACCCGCAGCTGCGGGAGATGCTCCCGGACTGGGAGCGGGACAGCCGCCTCTTCCTCGCCGAGTTCCGGGCGGAGTCCGGCGTGCGCCTGGGCTCCCCGCGGCACAGGGCCGTCGTCGACCGCCTGCGGGAGGCGAGCGCCGACTTCCGCGAGCAGTGGTCGGAGCTCGCCGTCGAGCGCTTCGCCTCGCGTCGGCGCGTCTTCGTGCACCGCGAGGCCGGTCCGCTCGCCTTCGAGCACCATCGGGTCGTGCCCTCGGACGCCGCGGACCTCCACGTCGTGATGTACGTGCCGGCGGTCGCCGAGGGCGCGCACGACCCCGTCATGCGAACCTCGGGCGGGGGCGGCTGA
- a CDS encoding RidA family protein: MPLTRIAAAPGVAGPVGAFSPAVVANGFVYTSGQLPTAEDGSVPEGFAAQLDRALTNLGAVLRAAGSDLDHVVKVNGYLADPSVLDTYNRVYREHFGAALPARTTVCVDLWGVSLEIDCVAVVKESGDE, encoded by the coding sequence ATGCCGCTCACGAGGATCGCCGCCGCACCCGGCGTCGCCGGGCCCGTCGGGGCGTTCTCCCCGGCGGTCGTCGCGAACGGCTTCGTGTACACGTCCGGACAGCTCCCGACGGCGGAGGACGGATCCGTGCCGGAGGGGTTCGCCGCCCAGCTCGACCGTGCGCTGACGAATCTCGGCGCCGTCCTCCGGGCGGCGGGGAGCGATCTCGACCACGTCGTCAAGGTCAACGGCTACCTCGCGGATCCCTCCGTCCTCGACACGTACAATCGCGTCTACCGCGAGCATTTCGGCGCCGCGCTGCCGGCGCGCACGACCGTGTGCGTCGATCTGTGGGGCGTCTCGCTCGAGATCGACTGCGTCGCGGTCGTGAAGGAGAGCGGGGATGAGTGA
- a CDS encoding aldehyde dehydrogenase family protein encodes MTARYAVTDPASGRTLRAYPTATDDELGTAVTAADAAYRAWRRRTVAERAGHLREAARVFRRERERLAAIATREMGKPTAQALAEVDLVAAIFAHYADRGPAVLADHRIDTSPGEAVVRTAPVGVVLGIMPWNYPYYQVARLSAPNLLLGNTVLLKPAPACPESAEAFDAVLAEAGFPAGAHTRIHATEAQIADLIARPEVQGVSLTGSERAGRAVAAAAGAAGKKVVLELGGSDPFIVLADADLDAAVEAAVFGRMQNAGQACTASKRFIVLDEVYDRFTTAFAAGVNRLTVGDPSDDVDMGPLSSEAAARRVVEQVDDALAHGARALVGGRRLERPGAFVEPTVLVDVPASARAYREEIFGPVAVVHRVHSVDEAIDLANDTPYGLGSVVFGADRGALERVIAELDVGMVAVNGPSVTQPDTPFGGVKASGIGRELGDHGLREFANHKLVRTLG; translated from the coding sequence ATGACGGCCCGCTACGCCGTGACCGACCCCGCGTCGGGGCGGACGCTCCGCGCCTACCCCACGGCGACCGACGACGAGCTCGGCACGGCCGTGACCGCGGCCGACGCCGCGTACCGGGCGTGGCGGAGGCGCACCGTGGCGGAGCGCGCCGGACACCTGAGGGAGGCCGCGCGCGTCTTCCGCCGCGAGCGGGAGCGCCTCGCGGCGATCGCGACGCGGGAGATGGGCAAGCCCACCGCGCAGGCGCTCGCGGAGGTCGATCTGGTGGCGGCGATCTTCGCGCACTACGCCGACCGCGGCCCGGCCGTCCTCGCCGATCACCGCATCGACACGAGCCCGGGGGAGGCCGTCGTGCGGACGGCGCCCGTCGGCGTCGTCCTCGGCATCATGCCCTGGAACTACCCGTACTACCAGGTCGCGCGCCTCTCCGCGCCCAATCTGCTCCTCGGGAACACCGTCCTCCTGAAGCCCGCGCCCGCGTGCCCCGAGTCGGCCGAGGCGTTCGACGCGGTCCTCGCCGAGGCCGGCTTCCCCGCCGGCGCGCACACGCGGATCCACGCGACGGAGGCGCAGATCGCCGACCTCATCGCGCGGCCCGAGGTGCAGGGCGTCTCCCTCACGGGCTCGGAGCGCGCCGGACGCGCCGTGGCGGCGGCCGCGGGCGCCGCCGGGAAGAAGGTCGTGCTCGAGCTCGGGGGGTCCGATCCGTTCATCGTCCTGGCCGACGCCGACCTGGACGCCGCCGTGGAGGCCGCGGTCTTCGGGCGCATGCAGAACGCCGGCCAGGCCTGCACCGCCTCCAAGCGCTTCATCGTGCTCGACGAGGTCTACGACCGGTTCACGACGGCCTTCGCGGCGGGCGTCAACCGCCTGACCGTGGGGGATCCCTCCGACGACGTCGACATGGGCCCCCTGTCCTCGGAGGCGGCGGCGCGCCGCGTCGTCGAGCAGGTGGACGACGCCCTCGCGCACGGCGCGCGCGCCCTCGTGGGCGGACGCCGCCTGGAGCGGCCCGGCGCGTTCGTCGAGCCGACCGTGCTCGTGGACGTCCCCGCCTCGGCCCGCGCGTACCGCGAGGAGATCTTCGGGCCCGTCGCGGTCGTCCATCGCGTGCACTCGGTCGACGAGGCGATCGATCTCGCGAACGACACGCCGTACGGTCTGGGCAGCGTCGTCTTCGGCGCCGACAGGGGCGCGCTGGAGCGGGTGATCGCGGAGCTCGACGTCGGCATGGTCGCCGTGAACGGGCCGTCGGTCACCCAGCCGGACACGCCCTTCGGCGGGGTCAAGGCCTCCGGCATCGGCCGCGAGCTCGGCGACCACGGTCTCCGGGAGTTCGCCAACCACAAGCTCGTCCGCACGCTGGGGTAG
- a CDS encoding thiamine pyrophosphate-dependent enzyme — protein sequence MTAIDPRPPLEAEAPAPGRSAGHLIVAQLEREGVRRVYGVPGESYLDVLDGLHDSVIETVVTRQEGGAGFMALAEGRLTGVPGVALVTRGPGAANAFIAVHTAWQDATPLVLFIGLIPVADRGREAFQEFDLTGWFGSTAKHVVSVDDPASAARVVSEAFRIARSGRPGPVVVGLPEDVLRLSAGGEGTVGPAATAQGGPSRADLAELAARLHAADRPVLVVGGEGWTDDAGAALHGWALTHRIPVLADFRAYDAIPHALADGRSAYAGALGYGRADAAAALLDDADLAVFVGTARTDVLSDGYTLGQQAETVLVLPSEPKGHGGRVDQVIVSDPVAFVRGLETLDPAGGRDVHGADRLASAVDAHRAFSRPVLREDAEDGYADLTGIMAVLREELTRDAVITYGAGNHALWAARYLPHHRTATLVAPRNGAMGMGIPAAVAAALAFPRREVVSVAGDGCFLMNGQEIATAVGYGAAFVAVVVDNGVYATIREHQEAHYPGRPSGTHLTNPDFAAYGRSFGAFGETITRTSQFRDAYRRARASGLPAVLHVRQDPGVRSPSSAA from the coding sequence ATGACCGCGATCGACCCCCGGCCTCCGCTCGAAGCCGAAGCGCCCGCGCCCGGCCGGTCCGCAGGCCACCTCATCGTCGCCCAGCTCGAGCGCGAGGGCGTGAGGCGCGTGTACGGCGTGCCGGGGGAGTCGTACCTCGACGTGCTCGACGGGCTGCACGACTCCGTCATCGAGACCGTCGTGACGCGTCAGGAGGGGGGAGCGGGCTTCATGGCGCTCGCGGAGGGACGTCTCACCGGCGTGCCGGGCGTCGCCCTCGTCACGCGCGGCCCGGGCGCGGCGAACGCGTTCATCGCCGTCCACACGGCCTGGCAGGACGCGACGCCGCTGGTGCTGTTCATCGGTCTCATCCCCGTCGCCGACCGGGGGCGCGAGGCGTTCCAGGAGTTCGACCTCACGGGATGGTTCGGCAGCACGGCGAAGCACGTCGTGAGCGTGGACGACCCGGCTTCGGCGGCCCGCGTCGTGTCGGAGGCCTTCCGGATCGCGCGATCGGGGCGTCCGGGCCCCGTCGTGGTGGGGCTTCCCGAGGACGTCCTGCGGCTCTCCGCGGGGGGCGAGGGCACGGTCGGGCCCGCGGCGACGGCGCAGGGCGGGCCGTCGCGGGCGGACCTGGCCGAGCTGGCCGCTCGCCTGCACGCCGCCGACCGCCCCGTGCTCGTCGTCGGCGGAGAGGGCTGGACGGACGACGCGGGCGCCGCTCTGCACGGGTGGGCGCTGACGCACCGGATCCCCGTCCTGGCCGACTTCCGCGCGTACGACGCGATCCCGCATGCGCTCGCGGACGGGCGGAGCGCCTACGCCGGAGCCCTGGGCTACGGACGGGCGGACGCCGCGGCGGCGCTCCTGGACGACGCGGATCTCGCGGTCTTCGTCGGCACGGCGCGCACCGATGTGCTCAGCGACGGCTACACGCTCGGCCAGCAGGCGGAGACCGTGCTCGTGCTGCCGTCCGAGCCGAAGGGCCACGGCGGTCGCGTCGACCAGGTCATCGTGTCGGATCCGGTCGCCTTCGTCCGCGGCCTGGAGACGCTCGACCCCGCGGGAGGGCGCGACGTCCACGGCGCCGACCGCCTCGCCTCGGCCGTCGACGCCCACCGGGCGTTCTCCCGCCCCGTCCTCCGAGAGGACGCCGAGGACGGGTACGCCGACCTGACGGGGATCATGGCGGTGCTGCGGGAGGAGCTGACCCGGGACGCCGTGATCACGTACGGCGCCGGCAACCACGCGCTGTGGGCGGCGCGATACCTCCCGCACCACCGCACCGCGACGCTGGTCGCTCCGCGCAACGGCGCCATGGGGATGGGCATCCCGGCGGCGGTCGCCGCAGCGCTCGCGTTCCCCCGCCGGGAGGTCGTCTCGGTGGCCGGAGACGGCTGCTTCCTCATGAACGGGCAGGAGATCGCCACCGCCGTCGGATACGGGGCCGCGTTCGTGGCGGTCGTCGTCGACAACGGCGTGTACGCGACGATCCGCGAGCACCAGGAGGCCCACTACCCCGGCCGGCCGTCCGGGACGCACCTGACGAACCCGGACTTCGCCGCCTACGGCCGATCGTTCGGAGCCTTCGGCGAGACCATCACCCGCACATCGCAGTTCCGCGATGCGTATCGGCGGGCACGGGCGAGCGGCCTGCCGGCCGTGCTGCACGTGCGGCAGGACCCCGGCGTCCGTTCCCCGTCGTCCGCAGCGTGA
- a CDS encoding RraA family protein gives MSDPAARRRRLLSGLDDVELATIGHLCEEGFCAPRIRRVAPAGRMAGVAVTVDLVEPDAIAVNRALVGLAHGEVLVVRVRGGRHAPVGAVTVAAAVARGAAGIVVDGPVTDLSALAASGLPVYATGTTALTTKAIGSSAATSGGTVEIGGVLVRPGDVVAGDENGVVVLDPERFDPGVLDAARRADEREPDLLRRIAGGDPLAELLALGPRREGIGR, from the coding sequence ATGAGTGATCCGGCGGCGAGGCGGAGGCGGCTTCTGTCCGGGCTCGACGACGTCGAGCTCGCGACGATCGGGCACCTCTGCGAGGAGGGCTTCTGCGCTCCGCGCATCCGGCGCGTCGCGCCGGCAGGACGCATGGCCGGCGTCGCCGTGACCGTCGACCTCGTGGAGCCGGACGCGATCGCCGTCAACCGCGCGCTCGTCGGGCTCGCGCACGGCGAGGTGCTGGTCGTCCGCGTGCGCGGCGGCCGGCACGCGCCGGTCGGCGCGGTCACCGTCGCGGCCGCGGTCGCGCGCGGCGCGGCGGGCATCGTCGTCGACGGGCCCGTGACCGATCTGTCCGCGCTCGCCGCATCCGGCCTGCCCGTCTACGCCACCGGGACGACGGCGCTCACGACGAAGGCGATCGGCTCGTCCGCCGCGACGTCCGGCGGCACGGTGGAGATCGGCGGCGTCCTGGTCCGTCCGGGCGACGTCGTGGCCGGCGACGAGAACGGCGTCGTCGTCCTCGACCCGGAGCGATTCGATCCCGGCGTCCTCGACGCCGCGCGCCGCGCCGACGAGCGCGAGCCCGACCTCCTCCGCCGGATCGCCGGCGGAGATCCGCTCGCCGAGCTCCTCGCGCTCGGCCCCCGCAGGGAAGGAATCGGACGATGA